The DNA sequence CAAAACAGCGTTCCGCACCCACGACGGCCTCTACGAGTTCCTGGTGATGCCGTTCGGACTGTGTAACGCTCCGGCGACATTCCAGCCCCTCATGAACGATGTACTGTGTTCCTTTCTTCGTCGCTTTGTACTCGTTTTTTCGTCGCTTTGTACTCGTTTTctttgatgatatcttgatctacAACAAGTCATGGGCCGACCATCTCCGTCACCTCCGCGCGGTCCTCAGTGAGCTCCGCCGCCACGTCCTCTTCGTCAAGCGTTCCAAGTGTGAGTTCGGGGTGTCGTCGGTCGCCTACCTCGGCCACATGATCTCGGCGGCTGGCGTGGCCATGGACTCGGCCAAGGTACAGGCCATACACGACTGGCCGGTGCCTCGCTCGGCGCAGGCGGTGCGGGGTTTCCTCGGCTTGGCGGGGTATTACTGCAAATTCATCCACAACTATGGCGCCATGGCGGCACCGCTCACCAGCCTGCTCAAAAAGGAGGGCTTCTCCTGGAACGCAGAGGCTGCTGCGGCGTTCGAGGACCTCAAGACTGCGGTGACCGCGGCCCCGGTGCTGGCCATGCCCGATTTCGCCAAGCCGTTCGTGGTGGAGTGCGACGCGTCGTCCCACGGCTTCGGGGCGGTGCTGATTCAAGACGGACACCCGATCGCATTCTTCAGTCGGCCGGTGGCGCCGTGACACTGCGCTCTTGCTGCCTATGAGCGCGAACTGATCGGATTGGTTCAGGCGGTCCGACATTGGCGCCCATAACGTCGTTTCAGCGTCAAGACGGATCACTACAGCCTCAAGTACCTGCTGGACCAGCGCCTGGCCACAATCCCGCAAAACCATTGGGTTGGCAAGCTGCTGGGATTCGACTTCTCCATTGAGTACAAGCCCGGCGCCGCGAACGCAGTGGCAGACGCGCTGTCCAGACGGGACACGGAGGATGGGGCGCTGCTCGCCCTTTCGGGCCCCCGCTTCGACTTCGTCGATTGCCTACGCCAAGCACACCGGAACGACCCGGCCCTCGTCGCCCTCCACGCTGAGATCACAGCGGGGACACGCCCGGCGCCGTGGACAATCGTCGACGACATGGTCCACTTCGGCAGCCGGCTGTATATTCCACCCGCCTCCCCACTGCTCCAGGAGATCATGGGGGCGATCCATGCCGACGGCCATGAGGGCGTCCAGCGCACCTTGCACCGCCTACGCCGTGACTTCCACTTCCCCAACATGCTGAAGTTGTTGGCCTAAAGTTCATAATCATGTTTCAGATCAAGAAACCCATAAAATATTTAGCTATCCATCTCTGTTTGTTCAACTTCTAAAGTCTCAATCTTCACTCCTAACATCAGACCCCCCCTGAATGACCCCTTGCTGGAGACCAGCTCCAGTAGAAGTCTTTTTGTCTGCCATCTCCTTCAATTCCAAATCCTTGAAATCATGTTTGATATTTTCTTGTAGAGACTTCAAATCCAAATCCTCCTACATAATGTGGTTCTTCGCTAACCTTCTCCTATGACCTTTCCCCAGACTTCTCAGTTACAGAACATTAACCTTATAGGATCAGTTAGGGAGTTTCTTCTTTTCCTATGTCAATGGATTCTTTATCCTTTCTTCCTCCCTTGGATGAAACAATAGGAATATCGACACATTCTTTATTCGTTCCTCCTCCCTTGGAAGAAGCAAGAGGAATACCTCTTCATTGGTTAAAGATAGGTCCATGGCTAACTCTTCCAGTTTCTCTTCATCTTTAGGACTAGTTCTCTCCTTTTGTTTCTTAAGGAAAATCTTATAGTTAGCCTGTGCAATAGCAGCCCTAGCTATTTCTTCAGCTCTAAAAACTTCTATTTGTTCATCTACATTCTCAACCTCAATGTCTAAGTGATTCATAACATTTTGTAAAGAGAAGTAGGTGTATTATTAAGCACAATAAAAGGGTTCTCATAAGAAGTACCCGAGATGTTGTTCTTAGCCAGGTTCTAATTGTCGCATTGACAGCAATTGGAACCCCATTTATTGGCACCTTATTGTTTGTTTTTGATGCCACCATCACCTTTTTCCTAGTATATTTCCTGTTTTTCTTGGGCCTCGAAGCTTGCCAACCTTGATTCTTCCCATCTTGGCGCCACTGTCACCTGGTTCTTAGCATACTtccttttttttggttttgatgCTGCCCAACCTTGATTTTTCCTCATCTATATCAGTATTGTTACTCTGAATTGACACATTATATATCCATCAGGTCTTCCTCAGTGGGATTCTCAGTGAAAGATCACTTAAGTCTTGACCGTCCAGTGTTATCTGTTATCTCCTTGTTCTGAATAACAAGGTACTATTAACTCTCTCTCCTAAGATATCCTGGAGTAAGAAAGTTGACgtcataaatattagtattttatctatatatttagtcaaattttAAATATTGTAATCAATAATATATTTAACATTGTATTATTATTTAGATATATTATTTTCATAATGCCCAATGCCTTAGATAATTTGTTATTTAAATGGTGCGAGGTTGGAAGACCGTGGGTTCGTGATAAACAAGGCCTTCCGAATTCTGATACAAAATGTGCACTTTGCTAGGCCTTATTCAAATTTAGGGTATAATGTTTTAGGTGTCATATCAGGTAGCGAGACGaattttattaagcctaattaatccatcgtTATCAAATATTTACTATAGTTTTACTGTAGCATTATATTATTAAGTCATAGACTAAATAGGtttaaagatttgtctcgcaaaacaGTCACAATTTATGTAATTAGTAttttaaatctatatttaatactcaatgtaTACGTCTAAATATCCAACGGGACAGGAATAAACTTTAGAAGGACACGCCAAACAAGGTCTAACAAACCTAAAATTGTAGTGTGGAGCTCAATGAAAAATGTACATAGGAAAATGAAAGGAAAAAAGTCTATGTACCCTCTCAATTATACAGGGTGGACTACTTCACCCTCAAACTACAAAACCGGATTTTATACCCTATGAATTTTCCAAAACTGGTTAAAGAACCCCTTTAAGTGGTTTTGAACCGTGGTTTTGCTATGATgacggtggttttgtctttttatttattttttccgctgaatcacagaaaaatcatagtaaatcacaaaaaaatcataaaatgaaaaattcaaatttgttGGACTCTACATGATTTACacggtgaatatataatatggtatgctttagtacaaattttttacTTTAGTTTTAGATCTGTGAATTATtgcaattaatcatagaaaaacatagatttaaagttacaataaaaactttttactaaagtatatcatattatatattcactgtgtagctCTACTCATGTAGAGTTTAAAAAAAttggattttttattttataatttttctatgatttactataatttttcaaagatttagtgaaaatacatataaaaagataaaactACCGTTATTGTAGCACCGTTCAAAACCGTATGAGTTATTTGACTGGTTTTGTAAAGTTTATGGGGTAGAAAATTTGATTTTGTAGTTTAGAAAGTGAAGTAATCGACACTATATAGTTGAGGGGGTtaaaatagatttttttttagaaaatgaaagTGAAAAATCTAGGGAGGGAGACGAAATAGGAACATTGCATTATCCAACCAGCCGCAAGGTATCCATTACGCCAATGCATattttatgagagtgtcatgcacattaaatatggtgacacataagtaaaattgctgacttggcagggttattcaatgaaggagtttcatcagatgagacagGAATTTCATTCCcataaaactcatgtggctcggttacctagtatAGTTTATAGTTTTAGTAACCGTGCTATGAAACTATGCGCTGAGACCGCCTTACCCACCGACTCAGGTCAATTGACGCGAGCCGAGGATCTGGCTAAGCAGCCTCAAATTCTCCGCCCACCAGTCAGCGCAAAGCAGGTCGCCCAGCGCACGTCGACCCCAAGAACCCCAGAGAATCGCCCGTCAGCCGTCGCCACGCTGCGCCGGGGCCAAGAAATGCTTCTCCTGCTCCTCATCGCTGTCCTCACCGCCGTCGCTGCCTTCCTCCTCTTCAAGTTCGCCACCGTCGTCGATGGTATTACCCCAATTTCTTCCTCAATCCAACCCTGCTCCCGTAACATTCGTATCTCTCTCTTTCCATTCTTGTTTTCGCCTCTGTTGGCTAGGGGAGATTGGGACTGACCCCCCTTGTTCTTTGATGGCTGCAGGGGACTTGACGCTCGTATCCCGCGGCCCGCCGCGGCGGGATAGGGTGGACGGCAAGGTGGGTTCTTGGATCGTTCGGCTAATTTTGTGTGCAGCGGTCCTGTTTGATATCAGATTCCTTCCCCATATTGATTCCGTTGTTTTGCTCTTGGTTTCTTGGTTGTCCTGCAGGTTGTGTGGATTACTGGAGCTAGCCGCGGGATTGGTCAGCGTGCCTCATCAGCTCTTTAATTTGTCAACTTTAGTACCGACTGTTGGGGTTTAGTTATGAGTTGTTAAGTTGTTGGTATCATGTGGAGTTGTAGGTCTATAGCTTCTACCGTGGAATCATGGAATTTGATTGAGCTGGTGTTCATTACTTCATTTAACTAGGCCGACTGCTAATGATTTGGCTAAATTGTCGAAAAAGCATGTCCTTTGAAAGAAGGATAATTAACTAATCAAACTGCTCTACTTTGCAGTACTATTGCCATGCCAACTGCACATTCAGGAGTTTAGTTAGACAAATAATTTGaataatttttcaaaaaaaaatgaataaaaTGGGTTTTCTTTCGTACAACTTCAGCTACACATTTATGCTTATCTTTAAGCAGGTGAGGAGGTGATAAATTCCCTCACtgtagttttgtttttttagtgAGCCTTATACCTCTGTTAGTTCATTGTGGAATGGTATAGTGACAATTTTATGCCTGGTTATATACTTCATGCACCACAATATTGTATATGCACCTTCTTCAAGCTTGATGTACCACAAAGTTTTCATAGGATCACTGTCAATTTTTATGAGTTAACATGACTGTTTTCTCGACAGATGTGGCTTTTTACATCAATTTCAGCATAGTACTGCACCATAACAAGTTATTAAtgcttttttttaaatttcaggGGAGGTTCTTGCAATGCAATTTGCAAATTTAGGAGCAAAGCTGATACTATCTGCACGTACCAAGGATGAGCTTGAGAGAGTGAAAAAAAACATCCTCAGTAAGTTTGCAATATATCTCAGGTGTTGCTAAATTTTTTCCCTTAGTGGGGAAATCGAAATCTAAAGATCTGAAACAAGTTTGATTTACTTTTCAAAGGCAAGAATCCAGATAGCAGAGTTGAAGTGTTACCCATGGATTTATCAGCTGGTGAAGAATCTCTAAAAGAAGTCGTACATGTGGCAGAATCATTTTTTTCTAATGCAGGCGTTGACTATATGATCCATAATGCAGCCTTCGAACGTCCTGTAAATATCACCCTTACTTTGAGTTAATGTTTTGATTCCCTTATCCTTTGAACATCATGTTGTTTCATTGTTACTAGTTTTCAATGATAGATCTGCAATATATCTCTGCTTTTTAGTCTTAATTGTATTTGTATTATAATCAGTTGATTCCTAAATGCAACAATTTTCAATCAAATTGCAGAAACGGGGGGCTCTGGAagaaagtgaggaaggtcttaaggtAGATGAACAGTATTTGATTTCTTCTGCGTATCTTCTGCAACCTAATACAAATGTCTTGCTAGACAGGCTACTTTGAATGTCAATGTCTTTGGAACTATTACTTTAACTCGCCTTCTAGCACCTTACATGCTGGATAGAGGAACGGGACATTTTGTTGTGGTACGTATGAACCAACTCTCAGCAGGAACTTGTGGTCATCAGAGTTTCATTTTGGCTATTAGTGTGGCTAACTCATATACAGATGAGCAGTGCTGCTGgaaaggttcctgctcctggccAGGCCATTTACTCTGCCTCCAAACATGCTCTTAATGGATATTTTGCTTCTCTGCGATCTGAGGTACCAAAAATTCATATATTAGCATGCACTCTATTTGTAAATTGTATCAGCATGCTAGGGTACTCACTTATGTTATGAAAAGTATTCATGGATGACACTTTTGTTACCAATAGGTGCCCTAATGGGCTGTTATGGACTGGTGCGGTTAAGCACCTTAGGGATTAAGATAGATTGATAAGGCAAGGATCACCGTTGATTGGGTGTTTCTATAACCCTTAGAGATCCTTGCGTATATAATGTACCCCTGTACCCCTTCAATCAATCAATCCCGAGGCTGTGTCTGATGCTACAGACTTTCGCAGCCTTGCTGGAGCTCTTCAGTACTTGACGTTCACTCGCCCAGACATTGCAGATGCAGTTCAGCAGGTCTGCCTCCACATGCATGACCCTCGAGAGCCTCACCTTGCTGCTCTGAAGCGGATTCTTGGCTATGTTCGGGGCACACTCCACCTTGGTCTACTGCTGCGACCGACTACTTCGACTGATCTTGTTGTCTACACCGACGCTGATTGGGCCGGTTGTCCTGACACTCGCAGATCCACCTCGGGTTATGCAGTGTTCCTCGGCTACAACCTCGTTTCCTTGTCTTCCAAGCGCCAGAATACAATATCAAGGTCAAGTGCTGAAGCTGAGTATCGCGCAGTAGCCAATGGAGTTGCAGAGGCGACCTGGCTACATCAGGTTCTCTTGGAGCTGCATGCCCCCCTTAGGCGCGCCGCACTGGTGTACTGCGACAAGATCAGTGCCGTCTACATGACCTCCAATCCGGTGCAACATCAGCCCACCAAGCACATTGAGATCGACCTTCACTTCGTCCGGGAGCGAGTCGCCATTGGTGATCTACGAGTTCTGCATGTTCCTACTTCCTCGCAGTATGCTGATATCTTCACCAAGGGACTGCCTACCTCAGTGTTCACGGAGTTTAGGTCCAGTCTAAACGTGCAAAGTGACTGACGTTTCGGCTGTGGGGGAGTGTTAGCAATAGG is a window from the Sorghum bicolor cultivar BTx623 chromosome 5, Sorghum_bicolor_NCBIv3, whole genome shotgun sequence genome containing:
- the LOC110435666 gene encoding dehydrogenase/reductase SDR family member 7 isoform X1, producing the protein MLLLLLIAVLTAVAAFLLFKFATVVDGDLTLVSRGPPRRDRVDGKVVWITGASRGIGEVLAMQFANLGAKLILSARTKDELERVKKNILSKNPDSRVEVLPMDLSAGEESLKEVVHVAESFFSNAGVDYMIHNAAFERPKRGALEESEEGLKATLNVNVFGTITLTRLLAPYMLDRGTGHFVVMSSAAGKVPAPGQAIYSASKHALNGYFASLRSELCTKGIKVTVVCPGPIETPQSSAAASQVQTHSAEKREKRVSVERCVELTIIAATHGLKEAWISYQPVLTVMYLVQYMPTVGYWLMDKVGAKRLDAAAKKGNTYSWNLIFGSKKSA
- the LOC110435666 gene encoding dehydrogenase/reductase SDR family member 7 isoform X2: MLLLLLIAVLTAVAAFLLFKFATVVDGDLTLVSRGPPRRDRVDGKVVWITGASRGIGEVLAMQFANLGAKLILSARTKDELERVKKNILSKNPDSRVEVLPMDLSAGEESLKEVVHVAESFFSNAGVDYMIHNAAFERPKRGALEESEEGLKATLNVNVFGTITLTRLLAPYMLDRGTGHFVVMSSAAGKVPAPGQAIYSASKHALNGYFASLRSELCTKGIKVTVVCPGPIETPQSSAAASQKREKRVSVERCVELTIIAATHGLKEAWISYQPVLTVMYLVQYMPTVGYWLMDKVGAKRLDAAAKKGNTYSWNLIFGSKKSA